Within Vicia villosa cultivar HV-30 ecotype Madison, WI linkage group LG1, Vvil1.0, whole genome shotgun sequence, the genomic segment ATTTATAGGCCACATtagtattgtttcacaaggtagcaaCCCGTGGTGAAACAATTCATTTTTCCAAAAGTTACATTGCTTGGCCTACTGCAACATTTACCAAGAGTTGTATATTTTCATTCTGcgacacttcatgaagtgttgctaTTTTTCAaactcaaaattcaaaacaaaagcaACGACCAAAATAAGAGCAAAGGTAACAGGTCTACCGCTAGAGCGGCGCTGGCGTCGCCACATTAACGCCGCAAATAATCCGATTGTTCTGATGCGtcgtgcctaagtgctcaagtgcaGCCTACAAGCCATCGTTAGCGCCTCTACGCCCTCAGATCTAGTCCCGGAGCCAGAGTCGATGTCGTAGGGACCACCCCCACTTGTCCacgtggcactttatcctcttttgtccttttgttaAGTTAATGATATTAACTCTTTATAAAGGCTTTGAATGTGAATGAATATTTTTATGTGAGACTATATCTCATATATTTATTAGTATTTACTCACTTTCACTATTTTAGCATTTTGGAACATACTTTGTAATTAATCTTCATAAATTACAATAGTTTTAAtgataattttttagttttttctttcttACACTTACTATGAAGTTTATGGTTTGTGTATTATGTTGTTTTGAAACGATTTGTATGGATTCAAGTTCTTTCATATCTTTTTCATGAATCCTTTAAAataatttggtttaaaaaatttTATTGCAAAttgaacattattattatttGCGATTTTTTTTTGTCAATTGACTTTGAGGTATTATTGATTATCAATCTAATGACTGAATTTTTTTATAAGTCAATGCTCAACAACTTTTTTAGAATTCTAAAATTATTTGAGATTTTAATTGTTTGGCATTGAATAAAATCTCGTAATAGAAACTTATAATAAACTTTAAAAAAGTATTTGTGAAAATTTAAGTTTTGTTTGGGATGTTACTTAATATATAGTATGATAAATATTTAGAATCACATGTATGATTATGATCGATGGTTGAgaatcataaaatatattttctttgagGATTTTGATTTTCAACACTTAATTTGTGGCTATAGAGAATatatctaaaaatatatatttatgttaattatttggaaaagataaattttgaatttaaatgttattttggtaatttgatggttgattttaagtttaaaaaaagttttaattatcaaattattttattttgtttttttttctttatctttcAATTTGATTCACATAAAATCTGCACTTAAATTTAGATTTTGAGAGATAAGacaaatacaaatttttttaatatatatttagttATTTATATCATTTATGGAAATTTTTTGAATTTGTCTCAAAATTATAAGGTAAAACTAAAGATTTGACTCTTTAAATTTTGGATACTTTGAATTTTataattgattttgttgattcaaaaataatttatttaaagaatTATTTGGTGTATATACGATTTTGTTTGACATTTTTttgatatataaatatttaatacttATCTGATTTAAAATTATACATTTAGCTTGATTATGTTATTGAGTTTtatacaataatatttttttaatcatgcaATTAATATAAATTGTTGAAATACACAAGCCCATTAACAAAACTTACTAAGCCCATTTATCTATGTTTAactatttttccttttttatctcCTAAAGTTGTTGTAACGGCTGTATCGTTTTACTATTAATAGCCTAAACCTGTTTCATGTAATGAGTGaagtaaataatataattttcaattttcttcattcttctttctcTATGCTTCCGCATGCCAcatcttaacatggtatcagaaaGATTGCTCTGATCCTTTTTTTCCATCACCGTCTTCCTTCTCTCCCCTTCCACCTACCTTTCATCATCacgttttttctttttccttcccCATTCCTTTCATACACCTTTCTTTTATTTCCTCTGGATCTTGGTCCTTTATTATCTTCCACCCACCCACCTCCATGATTGATTTCGACGACAATTCTCCTTCCCCAAAGAAATCTCCCAAACGTAACAACATGAACAATAACTCCAAGATCCGTTCTTTCCAGCAAGATATGCTAGATCCATACTATATGCATCCTAGTGACAAACCTGGGTTATCGATTGTCACCCCTCCCCTCAACAATACCAATTTTCACTCATGGTCTCGATCTCTGAAATTAGCTTTTATGTCAAAGAACAAATTATGGTTCATTGATGGAACCCTAAATCGCCCTGATATTTCCGATCCCAACCATGTCCTTTGGAACCGCTGCAATAACATGGTCATGACTTGGATAACCAATTCCATTtataaagaaatttatgaaagcGTTCTTTGGATTGATTCAGCAAAAGAAATTTGGGAAGAACTCCATGAAAGATATCATCAAGGAGATATCTTCCGCATCTCAGACCTTCAAGAGAAATCTATGCACAAAAATAAGGTGATCAATCTATTACTCAGTACTTCACAACCCTAAAAGAATTATGGCAGGAATTTGATAATTTTTGCCCCCTGCCTAGCTGTCAGTGTGACCCTGTTTGTCATTGTCAATTATTACCATCCATCAAAACATATAGGGAAAATGACTATATTATACGTTTTCTAAAAGGTCTCAATGACCAATATGCACATGTTAGATCACAGATTATGCTCATCAGTCCCCTCCCTAGTGATAACAAGGTCTTTTCTATGCAAAttcaacaagaaagacaaaccTCTTCCCCTGTTCCAGATGAGAAACTCATTGCTCACATCCAAAACCCTCCCTCCAAAGGACGTTCTACTTATGCTAGCACCAAACCCTCatacaatccaaaatcaaaagGCCTTAAAATCTGCACCTACTGTAATAAGCTTGGCCATACCATTGAAGTTTTCTTCAAAAAACATGGCCTCTCATCTTACCTTAAAAAGACCAACATAGCATTAGCAACTTCTGATGAACCCGGCACTGAAGAAGGCACCTCTGGTCCATCTAAAGATTCTTCTAAGAATATTGGCTTTACTGCTGAACAACAAAGAGCTCTCCTTGCCCTGCTTCAGCAAAACAATGCCTTTTCTGCACCCAACATTCAACATCTTCAGTCGCCCTCTGCCTCTCACCCAAGTATATCTCATATTCACAATATTTTTGCTAATGATCAATCTGAATGGCTGCTTAACACTGGTGCCACTAGCCATGTGTGCCATAACAAATCTtttttcaccaacattcaccccCATTACTCCTATTATAGTTATACACCCTAATGGAGTCACCATAACCACCACTCATTATGGTTTTATcatcttaaataaaaaaaatcaacttcTTGATGTTTTATACATTCATacttttttaacaaacttcatttcTATTTCAAAATTATGTGCTTCCTTAAAGTGTATTTTCCTTTTCACTAGCTCTCACTGTCTCATACAGGGCACACATACTCTGATGAAGATTGGTGCAGCTAAAATTCACAATGGTCTCTACACTCTTACCTCACCTTTCATTCCTCTCAATAAAGTCATTTACTCTACTATAAACAATTGTACACTATGGCATAATAGATTAGGTCACACTTTTTATGAGACTATTGTACAAATCAATAAAAACTTTCCTTTATCCAATTTACACAAATCTCATGAACCTTGTGACACTTTTTTTAGTGCTAAACAAAAAAGATTGCCTTTCTATAATAGTGATACTTCTACTCTTCATTGCTTTGATCTTATACATATGGATATATGGGGACCTATTTCCAACCCCTCTATCAATGGACATAAATATTTTCTCACTATTGTGGATGACCACAGTAGGTAATGCTggctatttttaataaaaaccaaAGCtgaaactgttagaacaagatttgttctgatcaattatcttagttttgatgataacaataatatgaattttgcttaagataatatggtactctaatccaatgcaatttccctttcaggaaatatataaagagtatgcataattcagcgctcagaagctttgtctcaaagggttcagcatgcaacatcagaacatggtctggcaagacatcaaaagatggtcgaagcagaatcagaacatgggtctatggaagcatcagaagaacaagagaacagaagcactgaagttctgatggtatcacgctcagaagcacttcaaggtcagaagatcagaagatgctttgcaccaagctgtttgactctgatgatattcaaacgttgtattcacaaacatcagatcagaagaaagtacaagtggcaagctacgctgactgacaaaaggaacgttaaaagctactaaaggctacgtcagtagacacagcgtgaacaaggctcgaggtagttgacaaaagcgtataacattaaatgcgatgctgtacggaacacgcaaagcattaaatgcactcaacggtcatcttctccaacgcctataaatatgaagttctgatgagaagcaaggttaacgatttctgcaccaaaacaactcatattaaacttgctgaaacgctgttcaaattcaaagctcagaatcttcatcttcatcaaagctcactacattgctgttgtaatatattagtgagattaagc encodes:
- the LOC131624360 gene encoding uncharacterized protein LOC131624360, with product MIDFDDNSPSPKKSPKRNNMNNNSKIRSFQQDMLDPYYMHPSDKPGLSIVTPPLNNTNFHSWSRSLKLAFMSKNKLWFIDGTLNRPDISDPNHVLWNRCNNMVMTWITNSIYKEIYESVLWIDSAKEIWEELHERYHQGDIFRISDLQEKSMHKNKEFDNFCPLPSCQCDPVCHCQLLPSIKTYRENDYIIRFLKGLNDQYAHVRSQIMLISPLPSDNKVFSMQIQQERQTSSPVPDEKLIAHIQNPPSKGRSTYASTKPSYNPKSKGLKICTYCNKLGHTIEVFFKKHGLSSYLKKTNIALATSDEPGTEEGTSGPSKDSSKNIGFTAEQQRALLALLQQNNAFSAPNIQHLQSPSASHPSISHIHNIFANDQSEWLLNTGATSHGTHTLMKIGAAKIHNGLYTLTSPFIPLNKVIYSTINNCTLWHNRLGHTFYETIVQINKNFPLSNLHKSHEPCDTFFSAKQKRLPFYNSDTSTLHCFDLIHMDIWGPISNPSINGHKYFLTIVDDHSR